From the genome of Pelosinus fermentans DSM 17108:
AAAAGAATAATGAAACTGAGCTCAGTAATATCTGTATCCATGTTTGCATTTTCAATCTCCTGACTAATTTCCTTTATATTGTGGCTCTTGATATTCCAAAACTTTTATTCTTTCCTCAAGATCGCTGATAATTTGCGCTGTAGCCTCTAACGTCTCATTGTAAACTAATTTGCTTTCTTTATCCCTCGTCTGTAGCGCGTATAGTCTTAATGTTCCTTGATTACCTTTTAGAGTGGCTAATGTTTTTTTTATCTGAGAAGCAACTGTCATATCCATTACCTCCATCTTCCCTTTTAGTATCACTCTTATTCTAATTTTTATTCAGTAAGCTATGATTCGTGTATTGTTATAAGCAGAAAAAACTCTCCAGCATCCTTCTAGGGAAGAATGTAAAGTAAAGCGTCTGGAACAGGAAAAACCTGTTTCAGACGCCTTTTGGTGGTGGGTAGATTCCATAAAGCAGAAAGTTCTGTCAAATTCCAACGGTATATTACCTTTTGCTGCTATATTCAGCCATCATGTCTTCCAAAGATTTCAGTTCAACCTCCATACCCATTTTATAAAAAACTTTTCGGGCCTGCTGATAATAATCTACTGCAGGCAAGGGTAAATCCTCTTCAAATACTTCTGCTACTTTTGCGTCATTTCTCATCAGCAGCTTTATCTCTGCTTGGGTACGAAAGATTAGTCCATTTTGATATTGATCATTATATTTTTTCAAGAAGTCCTTCGCCTGCTCAAAATACATTCTTGCTTCATAAGGACGATGCTGCCTGACAGCAATCAATGCCAGTACACAATTGAGCGTACAATAACCACGCAAACACCAATAGCCTTTTTGATCGCCAAACCCTTCTGCCACCGACAAAGCCTTCGTAAGATATGCAATAGACTTTGCATAATTATTGAGTTGAAAAGCTGTATAACCAGCATTAATATAAAACAAAGCTACTCCTTCGCTAATATTTTTATGTCCAGCTATTCTAGCAGCTTGTTCATAGTGATGTAAAGCTGCTTGATAATCGAAACTCTCTCGTCTTAAATCACCAATATAATTTTGGGCTGCTGCAATAGTAAAAGCATAAAAACGATTGCGCGTTGCCAACTTCTTAAAGAGTGCCAATGATTGCCTGTAATAATTCTCCGCTTCTTGATATTGCCCTTTGAGCGCGCAGGCAATTCCTAAAAATCGTAAAGCTGTCGCTTTTTTATCCGGAAGTTCATCATGCTCCGTCAAATGCAATAACTTGAGGGCAAATTCCTGGATCAAATATGCCCTCCGAGTTTGAATACCGCAATAAATAATTTGCTGATACCCTTTGATTTGATACTCTCTAAGTTTTTGCATTGAAGCTAAGCGCAGCATCTGGTGAATTAGTTTCAACCCCAGCAAATGTTCCCCCCGCCAGATATGATAGCGGCCAGACATTTCCCAGTAAGCAACTTTATAAGCATTCAATCGTTCATCTGCTATTTTGGAATGGACTAATACATCCAGCAATTCCTTTATTTTCTCCAGATATGTAGTGATCTGACTCCGACTTTCCCGAAAATCAACATATCCCGTTGGGTAGTAACGATTCAGTTCCGGAAACATTTCATACTGGGGACAAAAATATTTTTCAGATAATTTAATAGTATAATCCAACATTTTCAACTTTTCATCGGCATTTGTGTAATGGTATAAAATATGTTCATATACATCTTTGCTTTGCATGCCATCTTGCAGCTGCTGT
Proteins encoded in this window:
- a CDS encoding DUF1657 domain-containing protein, whose product is MTVASQIKKTLATLKGNQGTLRLYALQTRDKESKLVYNETLEATAQIISDLEERIKVLEYQEPQYKGN